Within Planococcus citri chromosome 2, ihPlaCitr1.1, whole genome shotgun sequence, the genomic segment aaatgAATGTTGTTTTCTTgtagcgggggggggggttatttttgaaattgagaatgTGGaagattttgttttgtttttgatagGGTTGTTTTAATCTCATCGAAAGAGAGCAAAACCTGTCATAAAACAATCAACTTCAATCTCTCCTCCTTTCCCAATAATTTCCTACCACATTaccacaaaaaaagttttaaaagtataaaaaatggatctaaaaaaatgtaaaaagtcgAGAAGAATTTTGCTTGAAAACCCCCTAAAACTTTAAATTATTGTtaggcattaaaaaaaattaatcaaaatttccttcTTAATGTGTATCAAGTAGGTAACATTTTTTCTTAtgtgattttatttgaaatttttttgataattttttgtgagatGTTGATGAAATTCTAATTCTTTGAAAACACTGACACATTggcttgtttgtattttttttaatttgagtgATTGGATCCGGTGGAAGGAGAGAAAGTAGATagaatgttggaaaattttaatttttggtatgaAGAagagaatttattttgttttttgcaaattcgcCAACGTCATTaccaaattttcatctcaattaTTTGGcttaaattcgaaaatatttgcAGAAGACCACAATAAGCGAGTTGAATTGCTCAATTTAAAATAAGCCAATGTTTAAATGTTGGCATGTAAGTGTAAGTAAATAGGTGAAATTTACTACCATTGTTTGTGCTAGGTAGGTGAGCTCTTTCGTTGATATTTAATCACTTTATAGTTTTCTTTATCAAACTGATGATAAGGCTATTGTTTATAAAGAATTGATTATACGCGAAGTTAATTAATTTCATGCATaatgatattttaatgaaagtttCAGTCGTGTTGATCGTAGCTTACGTTTTTGCctcagttttctattttttgtaattagcCACCTAACCTATGTATATGTTACGAAAATTTCTGGCCATTGAACTCAatataaaatatgattttcttcTGTAGCCGGCTTAAGAATACAACGTAGGTGcctattattttcaattcaggttcttctcaattttttctacactcAGGTATAAAATATTgtccgaattttttcaatttttctctcgaTTATTGCTACAAAACgaattaatgttttaaaaataacacgatttatgtttctagtttcaaaaaaaaaaaaatcgcttaatAATAGGTACGCAGAAAGATGGTAATTTACGTCAGAGAAATgaatataaaaatcaacttacgATAGCATTGGTATCACTACTCGAAGACTTGCCGGGTTCACTAAACACACACGAAACGGttgttgaaatttactcaacttacttgaaatttttaataggcAACTAAACTTAGCACGGTAGTCAACACTCGACAACGTGTTTTCGTATGCACGTTTCTTCTTAAATCACGCAAGCAATAGAAGCAACATGACTGTATAGGGATTGAACTTGAcgatatttacaatttttttcttttaaaacttGTCGTAGTATCCTCGATTTGTTTTAAAGCACGCTGTAGTTGTGTTGTCGGTCGAGAGTCGAATGAAGTTATCAGCTAGGTTTTTCACGTTGAACTTGAACACctaactgaatttttttaaatttatttggtTAGGTACTGATAGTGGTAAATGTTCAGTCATTTTGAACATGTCAAAATATCCTATCACTGGTTTTCGTACGGATCGTGAAAGATAAGTATCTTTCGTGTGGTGTGAAATTTCAGTCATGTGACGTGAATTAGATTtctttttatgattttgtttttggaaaataattcgtGGGTTTGTGTATTGCGTCGTATGTGGTTTATTgcgataaaatttaattttcgatgtTTCGAGCACTTTCgatcaaatttaataaataagaaaaatttgagaaattttttcgtgGATGAATACATATGAATGTGTGTCATGTTtaatgagttttcattttttttgtgcctATTTAATTTCGAAGtagattttttatcattacaGGAAGGACCTACATGATCAGATTCTTAGTGACAAATTAATTACACTCTTAGATATTTATTTATCGATAAGATACGTATGACATGGCGAATAACGTACATACCTATTTCAGTCTTCGTCGACTTCTCAAAATTATCTATTAATCGTTATGATGTCACAACATGTGCTTATAAGTGAAATCAATTCGAGCAGATAGGTACTTTATTTGTCAAgttaaaatacttgaaataggtattttcGAATTCGATCCATTAATTGTGATTATAATACGTAGAAATTAATGCAAGTGGTTCACGTACCTAAATCACCATAGCCTATCACCTCGTTCAAAAAATACCTGTACGCCCCATGGATCATTCTAACAAAAGTTACGGtcaatttttcctctttttaaaattatattctcattttgtacaaaaatatttacaaattttaattttaaaacacatAGAGAGAAACGTATCACATTTAAGAGACCGTGTCATTTTAGTCAtgttattaaattttatcaCAACCGTTTCGTAAAAGTGGTTTAATGCAATGCATTTCGCTATCTTTTAATGAAACCACATCGACGTCCTTGGTTTTACTGTTATTGTTGCTGCGATGTCCACTCGTCGCTCTTGAGGAGCTACCATAAGATGTACAGTCAGCTATGATACTTGCGATGTATCCGATACCTACAGTCAATATGCACGATAACATCGGATACCACAAGAATGATATCCGATAGAAAGACGAGAAATTTGAAGAAGGAATAATCGTTCTGGAAATTATAAAAGAAATTCTAGAATGTTTTTTCCACAACTTGAATAgtcactggggggggggggggtaaagatGAGGTACTTACTCTGTACTTGGTGACAAAGGCGTAGGCGTAGAAAGAGCTGTGTACTCTGTGCAGCCATTTACAGGTATTTCAAGTTTGAGATAAGATTCTTTCGAAGGGGAAGAAAATATCACTGAACCTGTTGCCATCCATAGAAGAATTATTATACTTCCCATAAGGCCACACATGGCTCCctgtaaaaatttgcaaaatgtaataaattttataGGTATCATGATATGGAAAAATATTCTAGAAGTGTTAATAcatgatgtttaaaaaaatatattttttttttcgttgtacAATTAAAAGAGATGAAGAAGCACagtagagaaattttcaaaaatgaaaattttgaatgtgaatttcgattttgcatttgaagttgaacaaaaagatttctacataattattatgaCATGATAgcatatcttcaaaattttaggaattaCAGGCTCCAATTTTCAGGTCAACTACAAATTTCTACTACCTAGATCATTTTGCAAGGGAATTAAAATGGCTCGAAATAGGTCAAAATGAGTTTTGCGAGTCTTCCaattctttggaaaaattgtcccTCGAGGAAcaatttaaattatcaaaactcTTCTCTTCCTTATTTAagttaaatcaaaaattgtataaaatgaGCGAACATGCGTAGGAAAATAAATTTCGTTAGAGTGAAAATCTGATAAAAATGTTGCCTAtcagtaaaatttcaaagagcgaataatttcttgaaaaattgactaatttaaaaaaattatgtaaggtCTACTTAATCTTAAGTACTACTTACCACAGAATTTGCTTTACGAATAAACATTCCTAAGCAAAATATGCCGAATAAAGATCCAGTAAATATTCCAGACAAGGAAATGGCCacctaaaaatataatttctggagcttgaaaatggttcaaaaaactgtaattttaatAATCTTAACTCGAGATAACGATACGTACCGGGGCAAGTCCTCCCATATAAGGCACCAAAAACactaataaaaatgataatacaCCAAAACAAAACGATAATATTTTCGCAATCAGTGAACTTCGTTTTTCCCACATTTCATTTGTGaataacacatttttcaattcatttatcCAAATCGCTGCCAAAGAGTTGACTCCTGTGGAAActgtgctgaaaaaattttcgttcgttaattttttcattacttacaGTAGTTATAGTCTACGTACCTATACGTgcattaagattgttttttgtACGTACCTCAGTCCTGCACTAAAAACACCAGCTAAAAATAATCCTGGAAAGCCAGGATATTGCCGGAATGTTTCCATTACGTATAGTGGGAATAATTCATCTGCTGTTGTAATTCTCTGAAAATTGATATCAGTCCAAATGATTACCTAGGTTGGTACCTAAATACCTTCTTATCGAGTCAGTGATGAATTAATTTGCCAAGTTCTTATTGCTTTCAAATAGGCCAACTTGAATCACACTTATGTAAGTGAAGttgcagtttttgaaatttgaaggaaaattattattcaaccACTTGATGCAATAATATTCCTCAAccataaaattaaattgatcATGAAGATAGATAAAGATATCGAAATTGTGTACAGTTAATTTTTGCTAGTTTATCACCCCCTTTAACttccaaaaatagaaatatttcatGTCATAGCAAAGAagtgacaaaaattgaagaaaattgtcgagaaaaaaaacttgactcatttttttgaaatttgttgctCTTAGAGTGCTGAAAAGCTATTTTAACTGaactaattttatttcactCACTTCTGATGTAAATGGATTACAGTTTATATAAAATGTGAATATCAGCAATCCTGCGTAAACAGTCAACAAAACTACAACACTCCACCCTATCGTGTTTATCCAAAGCAttctgcaataaaaaaattaatgcattaataaaaattttcgttacctaatatttgttaaaaattatttcattttgtaaaactaaaatttcattttactttctAGCTTGAGATGGAGTCTGAACAGTCAAATATCTCTGTATCTGAAGCTGATTACCGCCGTAAAATGCAACGTGTAAAAATGCAGATCCAACAAAAGCTGACCAAGTGGTGTATCGTTCGGTTGGATCTAAATTCCAGCTGATGAGAAAAGAGTTACacaataggtaagtaggtaagtacttcatTATACTTATGTAAATTTTATAacctatacgagtacatatcgACTGCTCTGCggaagaagggccaaactgcTTTTTTACACCCAAGGGCCAAActaattttgcaaatttcacgAAAGTCAAAAGGGCCAAACTGTGAAGTTGTTTAGGGCCAATCTGATTTTATGAGTAGAAAAAGGGCCAAACTCTATTGTTTTTCCAACAGGATAACGTGGTTTCCTAGGGCAAATcgagaataattatttttgcttcgtgttttttgattttctgtgcCATCCTTAGTGTCAACACAACCGCTGTTAATAATTTGTGAGGTCTTAACAACACCTTTAATCGATGATTCTCTGAAAGTTAACAAAACCGCTGTTGTTTAACAGTAATTATCGATCATCAAAGacaaagttttcaactttcccGGTTGTTTTCATTCCAAATGCTGCGattattcaattaaattttgaagtgattcatgttgaaaatgttgaaaaaaattgtctggtgtgtatgaaaatcattatttaaaATGCCACGAGTGAGAGGCGGAATGCTCTCCAAaggattgaaattaaaaacttctC encodes:
- the LOC135835922 gene encoding sodium-coupled monocarboxylate transporter 1-like; protein product: MDLEKGEILPHSTMDNGNKHFVYQDYLVFGGMLLVSTLIGIFFAIKDRFVTGAGEFFTANGKLGVVPVALSMLASFLSSITLIGQPAEAFLFGSQLWYFGISSFLVIPIVGYIFAPFFQTKKYISAYEYFGERFNKNLQILASTLFTIQMILYLALVLYAPALAFHQVTGVSTMLIVSVMYAVCIFYTTVGGMKAVVWTDTFQVVVLYVALFAVLIKGTVDIGGFSVVWNTNAMYNRTDFFNWNLDPTERYTTWSAFVGSAFLHVAFYGGNQLQIQRYLTVQTPSQARKMLWINTIGWSVVVLLTVYAGLLIFTFYINCNPFTSERITTADELFPLYVMETFRQYPGFPGLFLAGVFSAGLSTVSTGVNSLAAIWINELKNVLFTNEMWEKRSSLIAKILSFCFGVLSFLLVFLVPYMGGLAPVAISLSGIFTGSLFGIFCLGMFIRKANSVGAMCGLMGSIIILLWMATGSVIFSSPSKESYLKLEIPVNGCTEYTALSTPTPLSPSTETIIPSSNFSSFYRISFLWYPMLSCILTVGIGYIASIIADCTSYGSSSRATSGHRSNNNSKTKDVDVVSLKDSEMHCIKPLLRNGCDKI